CGGTTCCGTGCGGGCCCGGCCGTCCGCCGGTACGCCCTCCGTCGGCTCCCGCCCGGGGCGTCCCCGGCCGTCCGTCCACCAGTGCCGTACGTGCCGCCACCGCGGTGCGGGCAGGTCGATGACCCGGCCGGGCGGCACGGGCAGCGGCTGGCCCGCCGCGTAGAGGGCGGCCAGTCGCCCGGCGAACGCCTCCGCCCCGTCGGCGTCCCGGCGCAGCGTGGCCAGGGCGAGGGCGCCGGGCACGGTGTCGGCGACGGCGCCCGTCAGCACCGGGTGGGGCGAGATCTCCACGAACGCGGTGTGGCCGTCGGCCGCGGCGGACGCGAGCGCCCGGTCCAGCCGCACGGGCCGCCGCAGGTTGGCCGCCCAGTGATCGGCGTCGAACACGCAGTCGCCACGCGGGTCGTCGAGGACGGTGGAGTGGACCGGGACGACCGGTCGCCGGCCCCGGAGGCCGGACAGGGCCTCGACCAGCTCCGGCAACAGCCCGTCCACCTGCGGGGAGTGCCCGGCGCCGACGACCCGCATGGGCCGGGCCGCCCGGCCCTGCCCCTCCAGCCGGCGCACGAGCGCGGCCACGGCCGCCTCCTCGCCGGTGACGACCTTCTGCCGGGGCGAGGAGTGCACGGCGACGTGCACGCCCCCCTCCAGCGACTCCACTTCGGCGTCGTCCAGGTCCACCACCGCCATCGCCCCGCCCCGCAGCCCGCTGAGCAGCCGGGCCCGTACGGCGATGACACGCGCCCCGTCCGCCACGTCCAGCGCGCCCGCGCACACCGCCGCCGCCACCTCGCCCATGGAGTGGCCGATGACCGCGGCGGGCTCGACCCCGTGGGAACGCCAGAGCTCGGCCAGGGCCAGCTGGAGCCCGAACAGCACGGGCTGGGCGACCTCCAGGCGGTCGAGCCCGGCCCCGGAGGACAGGTGGTCGTACAGGGACAGGCCGCACTCCGGGGCGAGCTGCGGGTCGAGCTTCTCGACGGCGGCGGCGAACGCCGGCTCCTCGGCCAGCAGCCGCTGCCCCATGCCCGGCCACTGGCTGCCGTAGCCGGAGAACACCCACACCGGGCCGGGCCCCACGCGGTCGCGGTCACCGGTCACCACGCGCGCGTCCGGACGCCCTGCCGCCAACGCGTCCAGCGCGTCCACCAGTTCGACGCGGTCACGGGCGACCACGGCGGCGCGTACGGGACCCCGGCCGGCCCGCCCGGCCAGAGTGCGCGCCACGTCGGCCGGACGGGCCGCGCTGCCACGCAGCCGGTCGGCGAGCCTGCCCGCCGTGTCGCGGACCCGCTCGGCGTCGACGTCGGACAGCAGATGCAGACGCGCGGCGGGCTCCCCGGCCGCCGGGGCCGGGACCAGGCCCGGCGGCCCCTCCTCCAGCACCACATGGGCGTTGGTGCCGCCGAAGCCGAACCCCGAGACCCCCGCGACGGCCGTGCCGCCGTAGCGGGGCCAGGGCTCCGGCTCGGTCACCACCCGCAGCCGGGCGTCGGCGAGGGAACTGCCCTCCGCGCAGTGCAGGGACGGCGGGATGCGGTCGTGGTGCAGGGCCAGCACGGTCTTCACCAGGCCGGCGACGCCCGCGGCCGACTCCAGATGACCGAGGTTGCCCTTGACCGACCCCAGCAGCAGCGGCTGGTCCGGGTCGCGGCCCGCGCCGAGCACCGCACCGAGCGCGCCCGCCTCGATCGGGTCGCCCAGCGGGGTGCCGGTGCCGTGCGCCTCCACGTAGTCGACGTGCGCCGCGGTCAGCCCCGCCCGGGCGTACGCGCTGTGCAGCAGCGCCTGCTGGGCGGCCGGGTTCGGGGCCATCAGGCCGTTCGAGCGGCCGTCGGAGTTGACGGCGCAGGCCCGGACGACGGCCAGCACGCGGTCGCCGTCCCGCTCAGCGTCGGACAGCCGCTTGAGGATCACGGCCGCGCAGCCCTCGCCGCGCCCGATGCCGTCGGCCGCCGCCGAGAACGGCTTGCACCGCCCGTCCGGCGCGAGGGCGCCCGCCCTGCGGAAGGCGACGCTCACGGCGGGCGACAGCAGCAGGTTGACGCCGGCGGCGATCGCCGTGTCGCTCTCGCCGGTGCGCAGGCTGACGCAGGCGTGGTGCACCGCCACCAGCGACGACGAACAGGCCGTGTCGACGGCCAGGCTCGGGCCGCGCGTGTCCAGGACGTAGGCGAGCCGTCCGGCGGCCACGCTCAGGGCGCCCCCGGCCGGGGCCCAGGGGTCGACGGCGGCCGGGTCGGCGCCGGTGAGCTGCCCGTACTCCGGCGCGGAGATGCCGACGAACACCCCCGTGGCGGTGCCCGCCAGGGACCCGGCCGGCACGGCGGCGTGGTCGAGCGCCTCGTGGACCACCTCCAGCAGGATCCGCTGCTGCGGGTCCATCACCGCGGCCTCGCGCGGGGTGATGCGGAAGAAGTCCGCGTCGAACCCGGCGATGTCGTCGAGGTAGCCGCCGAGCGGATGCGCGTCGGCGGGCGGGAAGGGGGTGAAGTCGCGCCAGCGGTCCTCCGGGACGCGCCGGATCGCGTCCGTGCCCTCGCAGAGCAGCCGCCAGTAGTCGTCCGGGCCGTGCACCCCGCCGGGCAGCCGGCAGCCGACCCCGACGACCGCGACCGGCTCGCCCCGCCCGCTCGGCCCGCCCTGTCCGCCCGGCGCTCCCGGGCGCGGCGCCGGGGCGGCCTCGGCCTCCGCGCCGCACAGCCGCGCCACCAGGGCGTCTCCGGTGGGCGTCTCCCACAGCAGCGTCGCCGGCAGCTCGCGGCCCGTCGCCCGGGAGAGTTCACCGGCCAGGGCGACCGCGTCCCGCGAGGACATGCCGAGATCCGCGAGCGGCCGGTCCATGGGGACCTCCTCGGCGGCCGTGCCGTACCAGCCGGCCACCCGCTCGGCGATCAGCCGGCGCAGCGCGCCCTCGTCTACGGGCCTCATCCCGCCGCACCCGCCGTCGCCGCACGCTCCTGCCCGCCGTACGCGCCCTCCAGGTACCGGGCCCGGGTCAGCGCCCGCGACACCTTGCCGCTGGAGGTGCGCGGCACCGTGCCCGGCGGGACCACGACGACGTCGGCGAGCCGCAGCCCGTGCCGCGCCGAGACCGCGCCCCGCACGGCCCGCACCACGGCCGGCACGTCCAGCTCGGCGAGGCGCGCGGTCCGCGCGTGCTCGGCCACGACGACCACCCGCTCGGCACCGGCACCGCTCGGCACGGCGAACGCCGCCAGCCGGTCCCGGCGCACCGCCTCGTGCGCGTCCTGGGCCGTGGCCTCCACGTCCTGCGGATAGTGGTTGCGGCCGTCGACGATGATCAGGTCCTTCAGCCGCCCCGTGACGACGAGCTGTCCCTCCAGCACCGTCCCCAGATCGCCCGTGCGCAGCCAGCCGCCCGGACCGGCCGCGCTGTCCGCGAACTCGGCCCCGAAGACGTCCCCCGGCCCCCGGTTCCAGTAACCGCGGCCCACGTTCGGCCCCTGCACCCAGATCTCGCCGACCTCGCCCTCGGACAACAGGGCCCGCGTCACGGGGTCGGCGATCCTGACCCGCTGGCCCGCCGGTGTCCCGCAGCCCGCCAGGAGCACGGCCCGGGGATCGTCCGGCCGGGCGGGCAGGGCCTTCCCGGCGGTCAGGGCGTCACGGTCCAGCGCGAACCGGCGCAGCGGCTCACCCGGCCGGGCCGCGCAGACGAACACGGTGGCCTCGGCCAGCCCGTACGACGGGCAGTGCGTCCCGGGCGCCAGGCCCTGGCCGGCGAACGCCGCGTGGAAACGGTCGGCCGTGCCCGGACGGACCGGCTCACTGCCGTTGATCAGCGCGGTGACCCCGTCCAGCCGCAGGCCCTCCTTCTGCTCGTCGGTGACCGTCGCGGCGCAGTAGTCGTAGGCGAAGTTGGGCGCGGCGCTCACGGCGTTCGGGTGCGCGGCGAGCAGCCGCAGCCAGCGCGCGGGCTCGTGCAGGAACGCGGCCGGGTCCATCAGCACCGACAGCAGCCCGCGCACCACCGGCGCCGCCACGCTGAGCACCAGCCCCATGTCGTGGTAGAGGGGCAGCCAGCCCACGCAGGTGACCGGGCGGGCGTCGGCACCGTAGGCGGTCAGTGCCTGGCGGGCGTTGGCGACGACGTTGCCGTGGCTGATCTCCACGCCCGCCGGGGCGCGGGTCGAACCGGAGGTGTATTGGAGGTAGGCGGTCGCCCCGGGGTCCTGGGCTACCGGCCGCCATTCCCCTCCGGCGTCGTCGGGCACCTCGTCCGCGACGACGAGCCGCGGCCCGTCGGCGCCGAGGAAGTCCCGCACCTCGTCCCGGGCCCGGCCCGTGGTCACCACGACCGAGGGAGGCGCGTCGGCGAGGACGCCCGCGAGCCGGTCCGCGTGCCCGGGCAGCCCCGGCGGATACAGCGGCACCGCGACCAGCCCGGCGGCCAGGGCCGCGAGGAAGGCGGTCGCGTACTCCGTGCCCTGCGGGCACAGCAGGGCGACCCGGTCACCGGGCCCGGCCTCCTCGGCGAGGCGCGCGGCGAGCGCCCGCACCCGCACGTCCAGCCGGCGCCAGGTCAGCGTGCGGTGGACGCCGCGCGAGTGCGGCGCGGGATGCTCGACGAAGGTGAAGGCCCGGCGGTCCGGGGTGGTCTCGGCCCAGTGCCGCACGAACTCCGGCAGCGTCGGGTGAGCGGGCGCGAGCGGGGGGCGACGGCTGTCCATCGGGCGGGGCTCCTCACGGCGCGGATCGGCTGACGAGTCGCGAAAAGGGGGGGTCAGAGGGGGATGTTGCCGTGCCGGCGTTCCGGCATCGGGGCGCGTTTGCCGCGCAGGGCGCGCAGCGCCCGGCACACCTGCTCCCGGGTCTCGCGCGGTGCGATGACGGCGTCGACGTAGCCGCGCTCGGCGGCGAGGTACGGGGTGCCGTGGGTGCGCTCGTACGCGGCGAGCAGCCGGGCGCGCAGCGCCTCGGGGTCGTCGGAGGCGGCGAGTTCGCGCCGGTGCAGCACGCCCACCGCTCCCTCGGCGCCCATCACGGCGATCCGGGCGGTGGGCCAGGCGAGGTTGACGTCGGCGCCCAGGTGCTTGGACCCCATCACCGCGTAGCCGCCGCCGTACGCCTTGCGCACCACCACCGTCACCTTCGGCACGGTCGCCTCGGCGTAGGCGTACAGCAGTTTCGCCCCGCGCCGGATGATGCCGGCCTGCTCCTGCCGCACGCCGGACAGGTAGCCGGGCACGTCGGCGAAGGTCAGCAGCGGGATGCCGAACGCGTCGCAGAACCGCACGAACCGCGCCGCCTTCTCGGAGGCGTCGATGTCGAGGACCCCGGCGGCGTGCAGCGGCTGGTTGGCGACGACGCCCACCGAGCGGCCCTCGACGCGGGCCAGCGCGCAGATGATGTTCGGCGCGAACAGCTCCTGCACCTGGAGCAGTTCCCCGTCGTCGACGACGGCGTGCAGGACGTCCCGCATGTCGTAGGCCTCGCCGAGCCGGTCGGGGACGACACCGTCGAGCCCGGCCCCGGACGGCGCGTGCCCGGGCGCGTACTCCGGGGGCCGCTCCAGGTTGTTCGCGGGCAGGTACGACAGGAGGTCGCGCACGGTGTCGAGGGCGTCCTCCTCGTCGGCGGCCAGGAAGTGGGCGTTGCCGTTGACGGCGTTGCTGGTGCGGGCGCCGCCCAGCTCCTCGGCGGTGGTCCGCTCGCCCGTGACCGTCTCGATGACGTCGGGGCCGGTGACGAACATGTGCGAGGCGCCGTCCACCATCACCGTGAAGTCGGTGATCGCCGGCGAGTACGCGGCGCCGCCCGCGCACGGCCCGAGCACGACCGAGATCTGCGGGATCACCCCGGACGCCTTGACGTTGCGGCGCACCAGCTCGGCGTAGAGGGCGAGCGCGGCGACGCCCTCCTGGATGCGCGCGCCGCCACCGTCGTTGAGCCCGATCACCGGGCAGCCGGTCTTCAGGGCCAGTTCCATCAGCGCGACGGTCTTCTCGCCGAAGGCCTCGCCCATGCTGCCGCCGAACACCGCGGAGTCCTGGGCGAACACGCACACCGGGCGGCCGTCGACCGTGCCGTACCCGGTGACGACCCCGTCGCCGTAGGGACGTCGGTCGTCCTGCCCGGTGGGCCGGGCCCGCACGAACAGGCCGGTCTCGGTGAAGGAGCCCTGGTCCACGAGCCGTTCGATCCGCTCCCGGGCCGAGAACTCCCCGCGTCTGCGCGGTCCGGCCGGGGCCACCGCCCGCGCGCGGCGGTCCGCCAGGCCGGCGACGCGTTCCGCGGTGCTCCCGGGCGCGTGCGTCACGATCTCCCCCGGACCGGATGCTGTCACTTCTGTGCTCACAACCACCTCCGAAGCGGTTCTCGAATATGGCAGCGAGGCGGGGGAGGGCCGTGCGGATCGCCGTACTGTGTGGGGGAGTTGAGTGCTCCGGCGCCGGATTTCATACCGGTGTGACAAGGGACCGCCGGACGCGATTCAGTGGCGCGGGTGCTGAATGCGTTCTCCTTCTTCTATTGGACGTCCGGGCACGCGGCGACCAGGCTGGACCGCGCCATCGCCGGACAAGCGGAACGACAGCCGGAAGAGGTCACGAGCCCATGCACACCCGCCGTATCGGTGACGTCGAGGTCAGCGCGATCGGACTGGGCGCGATGCCCATGTCCATCGAGGGGCGACCGGACGAGGAACGCTCCCTCGCCACCGTCCACGCCGCGCTCGACGCCGGAGTGACCCTGATCGACACCGCGGACGCCTACCACCGCGACGCCGACGAGGTCGGTCACAACGAGACCCTCATCGCCAAGGCCCTCGCCTCCCACGACCGCGGCGCCGACGTACTGGTCGCCACCAAGGGCGGCCACCTGCGCCCCGGCGACGGCAGCTGGACCCTCGACGGCAGCCCCCGCCACCTCAAGGCGGCCTGCGAGGCCTCGCTGCGCCGGCTCGGCGTGGAGGCCATCGGGCTCTACCAGTTCCACCGCCCCGACCCGCGCGTCCCCTACGCCGAGTCCCTCGGCGCGATCCGGGACCTCCTGGACGAGGGCAAGATCCGCATGGCCGGCATCTCGAACGCGAACCCCGAGCAGATCCGGCAGGCCGACGACATCCTCGGCGGGCGCCTGGTCTCCGTGCAGAACCAGTTCTCCCCGGCCTTCCGCTCCAGCGAACCGGAGCTGCGCCTGTGCGACGAACTCGGCATCGCCTTCCTGCCCTGGAGCCCCCTCGGCGGCATCTCCCGGGCCGGTGAACTGGGCTCCGCCCACGCCCCGTTCGCCCGCATCGCCGAGGCGCACGGGGTGAGCCCGCAGCGGGTGTGCCTGGCGTGGATGCTCGCCAAGTCGCCGGTGGTCGTGCCGATCCCGGGCGCGAGCCGGCCGGAGACCATCCGGGACTCGGCCGCCGCCACGGACCTCACCCTGACGCCCGAGGAGCTGGCGGAACTGGACGGAGCCTGAGCGCGCCGGCGGTCCTCCTCCGCGGACGCGCCCTCCGGCGTCGGCTCCGAGCGGTCGCCTCGGACCGCGAGCACCATGCGCACACCGCTGCCGCGACTACCACGCGGCGCTTCCGCCGTCGCTCTACGCGGCCGGCGGAAGCACGCGGCGGGCCGAGCTGTTCAGAGGGCTCCGAGAGCACAGGCCGTCGTCGCGTGGTTGCGGCTGACTCCGGCTATGAGCAGCAGGTCCCGGCACATGCCTGTATCCACCCTCTCTGCCACACGGCACGCCTCCTTCACCCGGGGGCCGACTGCGTAGCCCTTTTGGTGGAGGTAGTTCTGGCACTGAACTTCATTGGCCTGTGCGGGCCCGGCGGTGGCCAGGACAGCAGCTCCTCCGATGAACACGGATGCGGCTAAACCGGTGAGCGCTCGCTTGACACGCACGTTCCCCGCCTTCCTTGTCGCTCCCTTGGCGATGCGCACCGACGGTGCCCTGGGACGCTGCCCCGTGCGAGCACGCGAATAAACGGTTCCGCGGAGGACGCCGCCTCCTCCCCGGGCCGGTACAGCGCAGCCCACGGAGCCGCCGGCCACGACTGACCGATTCCGTAGCGGCCCATCGGCGGTCGTCCAGGCGCTAACGTGTCGTGAGGGCGCTGTTGCGGAGCGTCCAGGGGGCGGGGTGAGCCGTGGCCGACATTCCTGCGCGACTGCTGATGTCGCTGGTGAGGCGTGACGCCGGTGAGCGTGAACGGCAGGCGTGGGCCGCGCTGAGTGACTTGGTGCGCGGCTCCGTCGGACCGGGGGCTCGCGAGATGGCGGCGCTGGAAGAAGAGCCGGCCCGGGCAGCGCGTGCTCACCTGCTGAGCGCCGCCCTGTCCGCACGGGCCGCCGCGGACGCGGAGTTCGGTGCGGCTCTTCGCGCATGGGCCGAGCGGGCCGGCGAACCGGACATGCCGGCGGACCCGGTCGAGTCCCAGTCGGGCCACGTGCCCGGGGATCACCATCGCGGCCGCCTGATCGCCTTGGTGCGGCGTACCGCTGCGGCAGCCGGCGCTCTCGGCAGGGCAGACACGCACGAGCGGCTCCTCAGGCAGTCCTCCGCCCTGGCGAACGACCGCTTCCGTGTCGTGGTGGTCGGCCGGAGCCGCGTGGGCAAGAGCACCCTGATCAACTCCCTCCTGGGCGCGGAGGTGCTCCCCCAGGCCCCGCGGCGGACCACCGGGGTGACCACCGTGGTCTCCTACGGACCGGCCCCCACGGCCTATCTGTATCCGGCCCGCTCCGGCGGATACCCGCCAGCGCCCCGCACAGAGGTCACCGTCCACGACGTTGCGGCGCACCTTGCACCCGGCCGCGACAACTTGTGGCCGGAGCCGCGCTATGAGCGCGCCGAGATCCGC
This genomic stretch from Streptomyces sp. Go-475 harbors:
- a CDS encoding aldo/keto reductase, which translates into the protein MHTRRIGDVEVSAIGLGAMPMSIEGRPDEERSLATVHAALDAGVTLIDTADAYHRDADEVGHNETLIAKALASHDRGADVLVATKGGHLRPGDGSWTLDGSPRHLKAACEASLRRLGVEAIGLYQFHRPDPRVPYAESLGAIRDLLDEGKIRMAGISNANPEQIRQADDILGGRLVSVQNQFSPAFRSSEPELRLCDELGIAFLPWSPLGGISRAGELGSAHAPFARIAEAHGVSPQRVCLAWMLAKSPVVVPIPGASRPETIRDSAAATDLTLTPEELAELDGA
- a CDS encoding fatty acyl-AMP ligase, with protein sequence MDSRRPPLAPAHPTLPEFVRHWAETTPDRRAFTFVEHPAPHSRGVHRTLTWRRLDVRVRALAARLAEEAGPGDRVALLCPQGTEYATAFLAALAAGLVAVPLYPPGLPGHADRLAGVLADAPPSVVVTTGRARDEVRDFLGADGPRLVVADEVPDDAGGEWRPVAQDPGATAYLQYTSGSTRAPAGVEISHGNVVANARQALTAYGADARPVTCVGWLPLYHDMGLVLSVAAPVVRGLLSVLMDPAAFLHEPARWLRLLAAHPNAVSAAPNFAYDYCAATVTDEQKEGLRLDGVTALINGSEPVRPGTADRFHAAFAGQGLAPGTHCPSYGLAEATVFVCAARPGEPLRRFALDRDALTAGKALPARPDDPRAVLLAGCGTPAGQRVRIADPVTRALLSEGEVGEIWVQGPNVGRGYWNRGPGDVFGAEFADSAAGPGGWLRTGDLGTVLEGQLVVTGRLKDLIIVDGRNHYPQDVEATAQDAHEAVRRDRLAAFAVPSGAGAERVVVVAEHARTARLAELDVPAVVRAVRGAVSARHGLRLADVVVVPPGTVPRTSSGKVSRALTRARYLEGAYGGQERAATAGAAG
- a CDS encoding acyl-CoA carboxylase subunit beta; amino-acid sequence: MTHAPGSTAERVAGLADRRARAVAPAGPRRRGEFSARERIERLVDQGSFTETGLFVRARPTGQDDRRPYGDGVVTGYGTVDGRPVCVFAQDSAVFGGSMGEAFGEKTVALMELALKTGCPVIGLNDGGGARIQEGVAALALYAELVRRNVKASGVIPQISVVLGPCAGGAAYSPAITDFTVMVDGASHMFVTGPDVIETVTGERTTAEELGGARTSNAVNGNAHFLAADEEDALDTVRDLLSYLPANNLERPPEYAPGHAPSGAGLDGVVPDRLGEAYDMRDVLHAVVDDGELLQVQELFAPNIICALARVEGRSVGVVANQPLHAAGVLDIDASEKAARFVRFCDAFGIPLLTFADVPGYLSGVRQEQAGIIRRGAKLLYAYAEATVPKVTVVVRKAYGGGYAVMGSKHLGADVNLAWPTARIAVMGAEGAVGVLHRRELAASDDPEALRARLLAAYERTHGTPYLAAERGYVDAVIAPRETREQVCRALRALRGKRAPMPERRHGNIPL
- a CDS encoding type I polyketide synthase, with amino-acid sequence MRPVDEGALRRLIAERVAGWYGTAAEEVPMDRPLADLGMSSRDAVALAGELSRATGRELPATLLWETPTGDALVARLCGAEAEAAPAPRPGAPGGQGGPSGRGEPVAVVGVGCRLPGGVHGPDDYWRLLCEGTDAIRRVPEDRWRDFTPFPPADAHPLGGYLDDIAGFDADFFRITPREAAVMDPQQRILLEVVHEALDHAAVPAGSLAGTATGVFVGISAPEYGQLTGADPAAVDPWAPAGGALSVAAGRLAYVLDTRGPSLAVDTACSSSLVAVHHACVSLRTGESDTAIAAGVNLLLSPAVSVAFRRAGALAPDGRCKPFSAAADGIGRGEGCAAVILKRLSDAERDGDRVLAVVRACAVNSDGRSNGLMAPNPAAQQALLHSAYARAGLTAAHVDYVEAHGTGTPLGDPIEAGALGAVLGAGRDPDQPLLLGSVKGNLGHLESAAGVAGLVKTVLALHHDRIPPSLHCAEGSSLADARLRVVTEPEPWPRYGGTAVAGVSGFGFGGTNAHVVLEEGPPGLVPAPAAGEPAARLHLLSDVDAERVRDTAGRLADRLRGSAARPADVARTLAGRAGRGPVRAAVVARDRVELVDALDALAAGRPDARVVTGDRDRVGPGPVWVFSGYGSQWPGMGQRLLAEEPAFAAAVEKLDPQLAPECGLSLYDHLSSGAGLDRLEVAQPVLFGLQLALAELWRSHGVEPAAVIGHSMGEVAAAVCAGALDVADGARVIAVRARLLSGLRGGAMAVVDLDDAEVESLEGGVHVAVHSSPRQKVVTGEEAAVAALVRRLEGQGRAARPMRVVGAGHSPQVDGLLPELVEALSGLRGRRPVVPVHSTVLDDPRGDCVFDADHWAANLRRPVRLDRALASAAADGHTAFVEISPHPVLTGAVADTVPGALALATLRRDADGAEAFAGRLAALYAAGQPLPVPPGRVIDLPAPRWRHVRHWWTDGRGRPGREPTEGVPADGRARTEPEPTDAPSRMAPEPADGRTAPAPAMAPAPAPAPAPAYGPAEPAEPASVLARLVHHIAAVTGHPPTRLTPGTALADLGLDSLMAVRVRTAVEREFGIELPLRALFTAVTVEDAAARVRLALDAPLRPLRATGSRPPLFLAHAAGGPVTVYRGLADRLGDDRPVYGLARIEQARTVPEKARRYAEAIASAHPDGPCVLGGWSFGGFVAQETARQLRAAGRDVPLVVLIDSVRPLPRPGQSPADRIRTHLEGFARHVADAYGVELGLPYDELATMDDDRARIDTVLGALREAADVPPAALEHQRASYLDLGIGEAHRPGGYDGPVVLYRAAEPAPHTVRDPAYERDDEALGWDEVCPRLEVVPVSGHHLSLLDPPHVDELAAHLSRVLAERAP